One window of the bacterium genome contains the following:
- a CDS encoding RNA methyltransferase, with protein MRKLRHEEISRTALEDISGKPRHPLVVVVDNVRSLYNVGSIFRSCDGALVEKLYLCGFTPFPPRKEISKTALSATESVPWQHVYDITEVLEHLHAEGYRIAALEHTTGSLSCFDLQADQFPLAVVVGNEITGISDEALEHCDIALEIPMFGVKQSLNVAVATGILCFECVRVLRSNP; from the coding sequence ATACGAAAGCTGCGGCATGAAGAAATTTCACGCACTGCGCTCGAGGATATTTCCGGCAAGCCCCGGCATCCACTCGTCGTAGTGGTCGACAATGTGCGCAGCCTCTATAACGTGGGATCAATTTTTCGCAGCTGCGATGGCGCACTCGTGGAGAAACTGTACCTCTGCGGGTTCACGCCCTTTCCGCCACGGAAGGAAATATCCAAAACCGCACTTTCCGCCACGGAATCAGTTCCATGGCAGCATGTATACGATATCACGGAAGTGCTTGAACATCTCCATGCCGAGGGATATCGCATCGCGGCCCTGGAACATACCACCGGGAGTCTCTCCTGCTTCGACCTGCAGGCGGACCAATTCCCGCTCGCCGTTGTCGTCGGCAATGAAATCACGGGGATATCCGATGAGGCACTTGAGCATTGTGATATTGCGCTGGAAATTCCTATGTTCGGCGTGAAGCAGTCGCTCAATGTCGCTGTCGCCACGGGCATCCTGTGCTTCGAATGTGTCCGTGTCCTTCGCAGCAATCCCTGA
- a CDS encoding T9SS type A sorting domain-containing protein encodes MKSFLTLFLFIFLLPALLPAQHVEASSSSQQRFDDSDAPAAMMQQVHEVEMRRHALLAKRSSFVPAASEDYDVTYYRLDVTFPSDPTLSFSGNVRMEFRSLADALGEVVLNFGNLGDIDSVLVGGSRLDAASISHAGDVLTLTLPSELQMDEAAAVTMYYSHPYGGSAVMVTNVQNVDLGKSILSIASQAEPYDARNWWPCKDDPADKADSVDILLTVDEPMYPVSNGVVLSDVSNGDGTRTVHWKTRYPIVTYLVSVAAAEYNYRALSFDYQGESMPVGSWWYGMPGTTMKSFEQDMLDGLQVFSDLFIPYPYMEEKYGMAEYEWGGAMEHQTVSSMGFYSTDVVVHELMHQWFGDKVTCATFEHIWLNEGWATYGEALFHEARGGLKALKGNMAGKMYFGPGTIFVDNPEQQPFSRLFSGNLTYNKASWVVHMLRHVVGDEAFFAATKKYLGGLARDNYRSVRTAEFQQYYEDESGMDLDWFFQQWIYGEYYPTYDFTWDVANQGGSYTVDVNIEQLYLSERQLFTMPIDIYVRFSDGSDSTVLVTNNMAMQSYSFTFERDVDFLQLDPDGWIHKQVIEKMDSPTFDRGVLVVNGVDWDVEAYTADLKSAFVDSVFSGGQPYTFWDLFPDPAVGYPPSVPQPVGDGYVPAHVLERYCTVVWIGNAYNGDENIWFNTSIMNYLRAGGNVILVTRIGQEFITEDMRDLLGINWEAFYSTAANCQAKIPSLFSMDFNGAQNLLHLFNATLTREENELLFTETQSFSTERGIGVWGKPMMTEQGLSGHMMYIGLRPYRINNEQFKLNMETLLAQLPCNPVTSVRETAPVSNNMTLEQNYPNPVPAGGSALFRYSLARPATASVALRVYDMLGRLVREREVPSATAGLHSVSLSTAGLPAGVYTCSLEAASSSVSRTMVIIE; translated from the coding sequence ATGAAATCGTTTCTTACCCTTTTCCTTTTCATTTTCCTTCTCCCCGCGCTGCTGCCTGCGCAGCATGTCGAGGCGTCATCGTCATCGCAGCAGCGTTTCGATGATAGCGACGCACCTGCCGCAATGATGCAGCAGGTACATGAAGTCGAAATGCGTCGACATGCCCTGCTCGCGAAGCGCAGCAGTTTCGTACCGGCCGCATCGGAAGATTATGACGTCACATATTACCGGCTCGACGTCACCTTCCCGAGCGATCCCACGCTTTCGTTTTCCGGCAATGTGCGCATGGAATTCCGCAGCCTGGCTGATGCGCTCGGCGAGGTCGTGCTGAATTTCGGCAACCTCGGCGATATCGACAGCGTGCTCGTCGGCGGGAGCCGCCTCGATGCCGCTTCCATCTCTCATGCCGGCGACGTTCTCACACTCACCCTTCCCTCCGAGCTGCAGATGGACGAAGCGGCTGCGGTGACCATGTATTACTCGCATCCTTACGGAGGCAGCGCGGTGATGGTGACCAATGTGCAGAACGTGGATCTCGGGAAATCCATCCTCAGCATTGCGTCGCAGGCCGAGCCGTATGACGCGCGCAACTGGTGGCCGTGCAAGGACGATCCGGCCGACAAGGCAGATTCCGTCGACATTCTCCTCACCGTGGACGAACCGATGTATCCCGTCAGCAACGGCGTCGTGCTCTCGGATGTGAGCAACGGTGATGGTACGCGTACCGTGCACTGGAAAACCCGCTATCCCATCGTGACGTATCTCGTTTCCGTCGCCGCGGCGGAATACAACTACCGCGCCCTGAGCTTCGATTACCAGGGAGAAAGCATGCCGGTGGGCAGCTGGTGGTACGGTATGCCCGGTACCACGATGAAGAGTTTCGAGCAGGATATGCTTGACGGACTGCAGGTTTTCTCTGATCTCTTCATTCCGTACCCGTACATGGAAGAGAAATACGGCATGGCGGAATACGAATGGGGCGGCGCGATGGAACATCAGACCGTCTCGTCCATGGGCTTCTATTCCACCGACGTCGTGGTGCACGAGCTGATGCATCAGTGGTTCGGCGACAAGGTCACCTGCGCCACCTTCGAGCATATCTGGCTCAATGAAGGCTGGGCGACCTACGGCGAGGCGCTGTTCCATGAAGCACGCGGCGGACTGAAAGCACTGAAGGGGAACATGGCTGGGAAGATGTATTTTGGTCCCGGGACCATTTTCGTCGACAACCCGGAGCAGCAGCCGTTCTCCCGTCTCTTCAGCGGCAACCTTACATACAATAAGGCGTCATGGGTCGTTCATATGCTGCGCCATGTGGTCGGCGACGAGGCCTTTTTTGCCGCTACGAAAAAATATCTCGGTGGACTCGCGAGAGACAATTACCGCAGCGTAAGGACCGCTGAGTTTCAGCAATACTACGAGGACGAATCCGGGATGGACCTCGACTGGTTTTTCCAGCAGTGGATCTACGGGGAATACTATCCCACCTACGATTTCACCTGGGATGTCGCGAATCAGGGAGGCAGCTACACGGTGGATGTCAATATCGAGCAGCTTTATCTCAGCGAACGCCAGCTTTTCACCATGCCCATCGACATATACGTGCGCTTTTCCGACGGTAGCGACAGCACCGTGTTAGTGACGAACAATATGGCGATGCAATCCTATTCGTTCACCTTTGAGAGGGATGTCGATTTCCTCCAGCTCGACCCGGACGGCTGGATACACAAACAGGTAATTGAGAAAATGGACAGCCCAACGTTCGACCGGGGCGTCCTTGTGGTCAATGGTGTGGACTGGGACGTGGAAGCATACACCGCCGACCTCAAATCTGCGTTCGTTGATTCTGTGTTCAGCGGTGGACAGCCCTATACGTTCTGGGATCTCTTCCCGGACCCGGCCGTGGGCTACCCCCCCAGCGTCCCGCAGCCCGTAGGTGACGGATACGTCCCGGCGCATGTGCTCGAGCGATACTGTACCGTCGTTTGGATTGGTAACGCATACAACGGCGACGAGAATATCTGGTTCAATACCTCCATTATGAATTACCTCCGGGCAGGTGGCAACGTCATTCTCGTCACACGTATCGGACAGGAATTCATCACCGAGGACATGCGAGATCTGCTCGGCATCAACTGGGAAGCCTTCTATAGCACCGCAGCGAACTGTCAGGCGAAGATCCCCTCCCTGTTCAGCATGGACTTCAATGGTGCCCAGAACCTGCTCCACCTTTTCAACGCTACGCTCACTCGTGAGGAAAACGAGCTGCTGTTCACCGAGACACAGTCCTTCTCGACCGAGCGCGGGATCGGTGTCTGGGGTAAACCGATGATGACGGAACAGGGACTGAGCGGACACATGATGTACATCGGCCTGCGTCCCTACCGTATCAACAACGAGCAGTTCAAACTGAACATGGAAACACTGCTTGCGCAGCTGCCCTGCAACCCGGTGACCTCGGTGCGGGAAACCGCTCCCGTAAGCAACAACATGACGCTCGAGCAGAATTATCCGAATCCCGTCCCGGCCGGAGGAAGTGCGCTGTTCCGCTACAGCCTGGCGCGTCCCGCCACCGCATCGGTTGCACTGCGCGTCTATGACATGCTGGGACGACTGGTGCGCGAACGCGAGGTCCCTTCGGCCACTGCCGGACTGCACAGCGTTTCGCTGTCGACTGCCGGACTCCCTGCGGGTGTCTACACCTGCAGCCTCGAAGCCGCCAGCAGCAGTGTCTCCCGC
- a CDS encoding FMN-binding protein codes for MRFSDVLICLLLLTGTAIGQSREDLTEYAVSAYGDDVQLERSGQELSSLETAALSKFNGGRHAWTKIAVWRVQQNGQTVGVMMVDNVKGKARPITYLVAFGMDGSIRMMEILTYRESHGGEVQSPLFLKQFEKKSHDDALTVGKDIRNISGATISSRALTRGAHACATYMHYLLKEKRL; via the coding sequence ATGCGTTTTTCTGATGTCCTTATCTGTTTGCTTCTCCTCACAGGGACTGCCATCGGGCAGTCCCGCGAGGATCTCACGGAATATGCAGTTTCTGCATATGGGGATGATGTACAGCTCGAACGCTCCGGGCAGGAGCTTTCGTCCCTTGAAACAGCAGCTCTGAGTAAATTCAATGGCGGACGTCATGCATGGACAAAAATCGCGGTCTGGCGTGTGCAGCAGAACGGCCAGACAGTGGGCGTTATGATGGTGGACAATGTGAAGGGGAAGGCGCGTCCCATTACCTATCTCGTTGCATTCGGCATGGACGGCAGCATACGCATGATGGAGATTCTTACCTACCGTGAATCCCATGGCGGCGAGGTGCAGTCACCGCTATTCCTCAAGCAGTTCGAGAAAAAATCGCATGACGATGCGCTCACCGTCGGAAAGGATATTCGCAATATCAGCGGGGCAACCATCAGTTCTCGTGCGCTCACCCGCGGTGCGCATGCCTGTGCTACGTACATGCACTATCTTCTAAAGGAGAAACGCCTGTGA
- a CDS encoding DedA family protein produces MYDWVESFAHKPGALWALFIIAFMESSFFPVPPDVLLIALAVSMPKRSMRFAAITTLGSVLGGMFGYYIGWELMEVVGRPIIDFYNAQAYWLRVEEAYRGPIGVWFLVGAAFTPIPYKVATIAAGATLMPFGSFLIASALGRAARFFLVAGLIWKFGPTFKVYIEKYFDKLAIAFVALLILGFVAVKYIF; encoded by the coding sequence TGTTCATCATCGCGTTCATGGAGTCGAGTTTCTTTCCCGTGCCACCTGATGTGCTGCTCATCGCCCTTGCGGTGTCCATGCCGAAACGATCGATGCGCTTCGCGGCGATCACGACGCTGGGATCCGTCCTGGGCGGTATGTTCGGATATTATATCGGCTGGGAATTGATGGAAGTGGTCGGACGGCCGATTATCGATTTCTACAACGCGCAGGCATACTGGCTGCGTGTGGAGGAAGCGTATCGGGGTCCCATCGGCGTCTGGTTCCTCGTCGGCGCGGCGTTCACCCCCATTCCCTACAAGGTCGCGACCATTGCGGCAGGAGCCACGCTCATGCCCTTTGGATCCTTCCTCATCGCTTCGGCACTGGGACGCGCAGCGCGCTTTTTCCTGGTCGCCGGACTGATCTGGAAATTCGGTCCCACCTTCAAAGTCTACATCGAAAAGTATTTCGACAAGCTGGCCATCGCCTTTGTCGCCCTGCTCATTCTCGGCTTCGTGGCTGTGAAATACATATTCTGA
- the glnA gene encoding type I glutamate--ammonia ligase, which yields MSDTRKEAIGSVFEMIKAQGVTMVDFKFMDFPGQWQHFSVPVHQLEEDSFEEGFGFDGSSLRGFKSIHESDMVIIPDPATAMIDPFIKEPTVSLICDIYEPLTHEKYERCPRNIAQKAEQYLISTGIADAAFFGPEAEFFIFDDVRFSSGENHSFYEVDSVEGRWNSGRDEGPNLGYKPRYKEGYFPVPPTDHFNDLRNEMVRELMNCGLHVETQHHEVASGGQSEIDLRFAPLVKASDELLLFKYIIKNVAYRNGRSVTFMPKPVFADNGSGMHVHMSLWKEGKPLFYGDRYAGLSEMALYFIGGLLKHAPALCAITNPTTNSYKRLVPGFEAPVNLAYSQRNRSASVRIPMYSSSPKSKRVEFRTPDPSTNPYLAFSALLMAGLDGITNRIDPGDPLDKDIYDMKPEELKNVANTPATLEEALMALERDHDFLLRGGVFTESVVETWIDYKMNREAKQLALRPHPYEFSLYYDV from the coding sequence ATGAGCGACACGCGCAAGGAAGCCATCGGCAGCGTTTTCGAAATGATCAAGGCACAGGGTGTGACCATGGTCGATTTCAAATTCATGGATTTTCCCGGACAGTGGCAGCATTTCTCCGTACCGGTGCATCAGCTGGAAGAGGACTCGTTCGAGGAAGGCTTCGGCTTCGATGGTTCCAGTCTCCGTGGTTTCAAGAGCATTCACGAGAGCGACATGGTCATCATTCCGGATCCCGCGACGGCAATGATCGATCCCTTCATCAAGGAGCCTACCGTCAGTCTCATCTGTGACATTTACGAGCCGCTGACGCATGAGAAGTACGAGCGTTGTCCACGGAATATCGCGCAGAAAGCCGAACAGTACCTGATTTCCACCGGTATTGCCGATGCAGCGTTCTTCGGTCCTGAAGCCGAATTCTTCATTTTCGACGATGTCCGCTTCAGCAGCGGGGAAAACCACTCGTTTTATGAAGTCGACTCGGTTGAAGGACGTTGGAATTCGGGGCGCGACGAAGGTCCCAACCTCGGTTACAAGCCGCGCTACAAGGAAGGCTATTTCCCCGTGCCGCCGACCGACCATTTCAACGACCTGCGCAACGAGATGGTGCGTGAGCTGATGAACTGTGGTCTGCACGTGGAGACGCAGCATCACGAGGTGGCGTCGGGTGGACAGTCCGAAATCGATCTGCGTTTCGCGCCGCTGGTCAAGGCATCCGACGAACTCCTGCTGTTCAAATACATCATCAAGAATGTGGCGTATCGCAATGGCCGTTCTGTCACCTTCATGCCCAAGCCCGTGTTCGCCGACAACGGATCCGGCATGCATGTGCACATGAGCCTGTGGAAGGAAGGAAAGCCGCTGTTTTACGGAGATCGCTATGCCGGACTCAGTGAAATGGCACTGTACTTTATCGGGGGACTGCTCAAGCATGCTCCCGCTCTGTGCGCCATCACCAATCCCACCACCAACAGCTACAAGCGCCTCGTCCCGGGCTTTGAAGCCCCGGTCAACCTGGCCTATTCACAGCGTAACCGCAGCGCCTCGGTGCGCATTCCGATGTACTCCTCCTCGCCCAAGAGCAAGCGGGTGGAATTCCGTACCCCGGATCCTTCCACCAATCCCTACCTCGCATTCAGCGCGCTGCTCATGGCGGGACTCGACGGCATCACCAACCGCATCGACCCGGGTGATCCGTTGGACAAGGATATTTACGATATGAAGCCCGAAGAGCTGAAGAACGTAGCCAACACCCCTGCCACCCTCGAGGAAGCTCTCATGGCCCTCGAGCGCGATCACGACTTCCTGCTCCGCGGCGGCGTCTTCACCGAAAGCGTCGTGGAAACCTGGATCGACTACAAAATGAACCGCGAAGCCAAACAGCTGGCCCTCCGCCCGCATCCGTACGAGTTCTCGCTTTACTACGACGTGTAA
- a CDS encoding Lrp/AsnC family transcriptional regulator, with translation MLDETDRKIIEAVQKNGRVRRSDLAELVDLSLPAASDRLRKLEERGFITGYTALLDPVKFDKDVTAFVQVHVDTSRHYENFLKHVDEDVEILECHAITGEGTHLLKIRTTNTSTLEQVLSRIQSWKEVQRTRTSVVLSTRKETLNLSVIDSSTQP, from the coding sequence ATGCTCGACGAAACAGATCGGAAAATCATTGAAGCCGTACAGAAAAATGGTCGTGTACGGCGGAGTGATCTGGCGGAACTTGTGGATTTGTCGCTTCCTGCTGCGAGTGATCGGTTGCGGAAGCTGGAAGAGCGGGGGTTTATCACCGGGTATACGGCATTGCTGGATCCCGTCAAATTCGACAAGGATGTGACGGCGTTCGTGCAGGTGCATGTTGATACCTCGCGGCATTACGAGAATTTCCTGAAACATGTCGACGAGGATGTCGAGATTCTCGAGTGTCATGCGATCACCGGGGAAGGGACGCATCTATTGAAAATCCGCACGACCAATACCTCCACGCTCGAGCAGGTATTATCACGCATACAATCCTGGAAAGAAGTGCAGCGCACGCGTACGAGCGTGGTGCTCTCCACTCGCAAAGAGACGTTGAACTTATCCGTTATTGATTCATCAACACAACCATAA
- a CDS encoding OprO/OprP family phosphate-selective porin, whose translation MKTFSTIATLSFFLALAAVATAQESGTTVGGYGELHYNEPEGSAGGRLDFHRFVIYLDHQFNDWISFASETELEHTFVAAEEDAPGELAIEQAYLELRPWERYGFRAGIMLAPVGIINLYHEPNTFHGVERPNYHRNVIPTTWREAGIGFFGAPAHTVNFQVYVVSSLKATGFSAGGGLRGGRQQGIESSTRNMAVTGRVEYMPLLGLSLGGSFFAGGADMGNAAFGDAAVTLFAGDVRYAVGNLRLRGEAAFISIADADMINAATESAIGDQINGWYAEAAYNFLPHIADSEQQLFVFGRYEMYNTQAETTGFEAMDIYDRNDVTVGLTWLPSPEVAVKMDYQLFDDARDLDARGQFNAGIGYAFF comes from the coding sequence ATGAAGACCTTTTCTACCATTGCAACATTAAGTTTTTTCCTCGCCCTGGCTGCCGTTGCCACGGCACAGGAGAGCGGTACCACGGTCGGCGGCTACGGTGAACTGCACTACAACGAGCCTGAGGGGAGCGCCGGGGGACGACTCGACTTTCACCGTTTCGTGATCTATCTCGATCATCAGTTCAACGACTGGATCTCCTTTGCATCCGAGACGGAGCTCGAACATACCTTCGTCGCTGCTGAAGAGGACGCTCCCGGAGAGCTTGCCATCGAGCAGGCATATCTCGAACTGCGTCCCTGGGAACGCTACGGCTTCCGTGCCGGAATCATGCTGGCACCTGTGGGCATTATCAACCTGTATCACGAGCCGAACACCTTTCACGGCGTCGAACGGCCCAATTATCACCGCAACGTCATTCCCACGACCTGGCGGGAAGCGGGAATCGGCTTTTTCGGTGCTCCGGCGCATACCGTGAACTTCCAGGTGTATGTCGTGAGCAGTCTCAAGGCGACGGGTTTTTCCGCCGGCGGGGGATTGCGCGGAGGTCGACAGCAGGGCATTGAGTCGTCGACGCGCAATATGGCGGTGACGGGACGTGTCGAGTACATGCCGCTGCTGGGACTGTCGCTGGGCGGTTCCTTCTTTGCCGGCGGCGCGGATATGGGAAATGCCGCATTCGGTGACGCCGCAGTCACTCTGTTCGCGGGCGATGTGCGCTATGCCGTCGGAAACCTGCGCCTGCGCGGGGAAGCCGCATTCATCTCCATCGCGGATGCCGATATGATCAACGCGGCCACGGAATCGGCCATCGGCGATCAGATCAACGGGTGGTATGCAGAAGCTGCATATAATTTCCTGCCTCATATTGCGGACAGTGAACAGCAGCTCTTCGTCTTCGGTCGTTACGAAATGTACAATACGCAGGCGGAGACCACCGGATTTGAGGCGATGGACATCTATGACAGGAATGATGTGACTGTCGGACTCACCTGGCTGCCCTCGCCGGAAGTCGCGGTGAAGATGGATTATCAGTTGTTCGACGATGCGCGCGATCTTGACGCACGTGGACAATTCAACGCAGGGATTGGATATGCGTTTTTCTGA
- a CDS encoding methyltransferase domain-containing protein, with product MGDINAPGYWDAAYREERDGWDMGTPTPVFADLLTRLDMDFRSLGALHFAQLGHPPRVLIPCSGRGYDALLFAGRGWEVTAVDFAAEPLEWLRAEARHAGLPVTVLQEDMFSLAHTHAASYDLIVEYTCVCAIDPARRQEFLEFSHAVLRPGGILMALLFPVDGRPGGPPFSIDVEEFKREAASRFSLAHESTPGTSVKPRLGKERLLIWQKGKD from the coding sequence ATGGGTGATATCAACGCGCCGGGATACTGGGACGCCGCCTACAGGGAGGAGCGTGACGGATGGGACATGGGAACACCGACCCCTGTCTTTGCGGATTTGCTTACACGTCTGGATATGGATTTCCGTTCTCTCGGCGCACTGCATTTCGCGCAGCTGGGCCATCCTCCGCGTGTGCTGATTCCCTGCAGCGGAAGGGGATATGATGCACTGCTTTTCGCCGGGAGAGGGTGGGAAGTCACCGCGGTGGATTTTGCTGCGGAACCGCTCGAATGGCTGCGTGCGGAAGCGCGGCATGCCGGACTCCCCGTGACAGTACTGCAGGAAGACATGTTCTCTCTTGCGCACACACATGCAGCGTCGTACGATCTCATCGTCGAATACACCTGTGTCTGCGCCATTGATCCCGCGCGCCGGCAGGAGTTCCTCGAATTCTCGCATGCCGTTTTGCGTCCCGGTGGCATTCTCATGGCCCTGCTTTTCCCGGTTGATGGCCGTCCTGGTGGCCCCCCATTCAGCATTGATGTGGAAGAATTCAAGCGCGAAGCCGCTTCCCGCTTTTCGCTCGCGCATGAAAGCACACCCGGGACCTCCGTCAAACCCCGGCTTGGAAAGGAACGCCTGCTCATCTGGCAAAAAGGGAAGGACTGA
- a CDS encoding D-alanine--D-alanine ligase: MDKITVAVLFGGRSGEHEVSLVSATSVMQALQPDRYTVLPVGVGKDGRWYCGSDAMAFLKGADVQPPRCMLPPEPGRGVLLVEEDGAWVEQPIDVLFPVLHGSNGEDGTMQGLFELTEIPYVGAGVTASAVAMDKVLQKRLHEAMGIPIVPFVHYRSHEITAGVEEVAKDITARIGLPVFVKPPNLGSSVGISLARDHGALVASLKLAARFDRKVLAEKAVPGAREIEVAVLGNDDPVASIPGEVVPSNEFYDYDAKYVDGASALHIPALLPEGVADTVRRLAVDAYKALDCEGMARVDFLLSRDTGDLYINEINTIPGFTSISMYPKLFAASGIPYETLVERLIDLARRRQAEKKALSRSYTPRKEWHRSDG, translated from the coding sequence ATGGATAAGATTACTGTCGCTGTTCTCTTCGGGGGACGCTCCGGGGAGCATGAAGTTTCCCTCGTATCCGCCACATCTGTCATGCAGGCCCTGCAACCTGACCGGTATACTGTACTTCCGGTGGGAGTGGGGAAGGACGGCAGGTGGTACTGCGGCAGTGATGCCATGGCATTCCTGAAAGGCGCTGATGTGCAGCCACCGCGCTGCATGCTCCCTCCGGAGCCCGGCCGTGGCGTGCTTCTCGTAGAGGAAGATGGCGCGTGGGTAGAACAGCCCATCGATGTGCTTTTCCCGGTTCTTCACGGCAGCAACGGAGAGGACGGCACGATGCAGGGCCTGTTCGAGCTTACGGAAATCCCGTATGTCGGCGCGGGTGTCACCGCTTCAGCCGTGGCGATGGACAAGGTGCTGCAGAAGCGCCTGCATGAGGCCATGGGTATTCCCATCGTCCCCTTCGTGCATTACCGCTCGCATGAGATAACGGCCGGCGTGGAGGAAGTGGCGAAGGATATCACTGCGCGTATCGGACTCCCGGTCTTCGTCAAGCCTCCCAACCTCGGTTCCAGCGTGGGTATCAGCCTGGCCAGGGATCACGGGGCTCTCGTCGCCTCCCTGAAACTTGCTGCGCGCTTTGATCGCAAAGTACTCGCCGAAAAAGCCGTCCCGGGCGCACGGGAAATTGAAGTGGCGGTGCTCGGCAACGATGACCCTGTCGCCAGTATCCCGGGTGAAGTCGTACCGAGCAACGAATTCTATGACTACGACGCCAAATATGTCGACGGCGCTTCCGCACTGCACATTCCGGCCCTGCTGCCGGAAGGTGTGGCCGACACGGTGCGTCGTCTTGCGGTCGATGCCTACAAAGCGCTCGACTGCGAGGGAATGGCACGTGTCGATTTCCTGCTCTCACGTGATACCGGCGATCTCTATATCAACGAGATCAACACCATACCGGGGTTCACGTCGATCAGCATGTACCCGAAATTATTCGCGGCCAGCGGCATCCCCTATGAAACCCTTGTGGAGCGTCTGATCGATCTGGCGCGGCGGCGGCAGGCAGAAAAAAAGGCGCTCAGCAGATCCTATACGCCCCGGAAGGAGTGGCATCGCAGTGATGGGTGA